Proteins from a genomic interval of Microthrixaceae bacterium:
- a CDS encoding inositol monophosphatase, with protein sequence MAHFDPDQPNPTLDLPADPRELATIALRIASSAADLVRERRAQGFGIETKSTATDMVTDVDRASDRLIRELIGQERPDDGIITEEDATIVGTSGVTWVADPIDGTTNFVYGMRPYLVSIGAVVDGVSVAAAVVEISGDTRFHAALGSGSYRDGARLRVPEAPTLDRALVATGFGYAPERRKRQARVVAGIIDHVRDIRRLGAAAYDLCAVAMGHVDGYYEHGLGAWDLAAGRLIATEAGAAVEAIAGGPAEPHEGVIAAHPDLIGPLRSLIVEHGALEVLD encoded by the coding sequence ATGGCTCATTTCGACCCCGACCAACCCAACCCCACGCTCGACCTGCCCGCCGACCCACGGGAATTGGCGACGATCGCGTTGCGGATCGCGTCGAGCGCCGCCGATCTTGTACGCGAGCGGCGGGCTCAGGGGTTCGGAATCGAGACGAAGTCGACCGCCACCGACATGGTCACCGACGTCGACCGGGCCTCGGATCGGCTCATCCGGGAGTTGATCGGCCAGGAGCGTCCCGATGACGGGATCATCACCGAGGAAGACGCGACCATCGTGGGCACCAGCGGTGTCACCTGGGTCGCCGATCCCATCGACGGCACCACCAACTTCGTCTACGGCATGCGGCCCTACCTCGTTTCCATCGGGGCCGTCGTCGATGGGGTCTCGGTCGCGGCCGCCGTCGTCGAGATCTCCGGCGACACGCGCTTTCATGCAGCGCTCGGGTCGGGGTCCTATCGCGACGGCGCCCGATTGAGGGTGCCCGAAGCGCCGACGCTCGACCGGGCACTCGTGGCCACCGGATTCGGGTATGCACCCGAACGCCGCAAACGACAGGCGCGCGTGGTCGCCGGCATCATCGATCACGTCCGAGACATCCGCCGCCTGGGCGCGGCGGCCTACGACCTGTGCGCCGTCGCCATGGGACACGTCGACGGCTACTACGAACACGGACTCGGAGCGTGGGACCTCGCCGCCGGCCGGCTCATCGCCACCGAGGCCGGCGCCGCGGTCGAGGCCATCGCCGGGGGTCCGGCCGAGCCCCACGAGGGAGTCATCGCCGCGCACCCCGACCTGATCGGCCCCTTGCGCTCGCTCATCGTCGAACACGGCGCACTCGAGGTCCTCGATTGA
- a CDS encoding ArsA family ATPase, with the protein MRTILFTGKGGVGKTTIAAATALACAADGARVTVMSTDPAHSLSDSFGVALDSSLTEVAANVQATELDAMTRMEENWGEIRSYLRDVLRWAGVDEIEAEELSIIPGLEEIFALTDIVTFDRSGEVDVLIVDCAPTAETIRFLSLPDVLSWYMDRAFPLGRRLTATVGPVVQRLASIPVAGDHVFGAVERMYRELEAVRTLLRDGSRSTARLVVTPEKMVVAEARRTFTYLSLFGYRTDAVIANRILPDEVTDPWFDEWKRSQSHHLEEISEGFAPLPVLRAPLADREVVGVEALTALGTHLYREVAAAEVLIDGDAVRIDREGETFRVHLDLPFATKDNLQVSRSAAEVFVRVGPYRRSILLPESLRRRDIVRATLSEGRFTIVFE; encoded by the coding sequence ATGAGGACGATCCTGTTCACCGGCAAGGGCGGCGTGGGCAAGACGACCATCGCGGCGGCGACCGCGTTGGCCTGCGCGGCAGATGGTGCGAGGGTCACGGTGATGTCGACGGACCCGGCCCACTCGCTGTCGGACAGCTTCGGCGTCGCTCTCGATTCATCGCTCACCGAGGTCGCGGCGAACGTGCAGGCGACCGAACTCGACGCGATGACCCGGATGGAGGAGAACTGGGGCGAGATTCGCAGCTATTTGCGCGACGTGTTGCGCTGGGCGGGAGTCGATGAGATCGAGGCCGAGGAATTGTCGATCATCCCGGGACTCGAGGAGATTTTCGCGCTCACCGACATCGTGACCTTCGACCGCAGCGGCGAGGTCGACGTGCTGATCGTCGATTGCGCGCCCACGGCCGAAACGATCAGGTTTCTCTCGTTGCCCGACGTGTTGAGTTGGTACATGGACCGAGCGTTTCCACTCGGTCGGCGCCTCACCGCGACGGTGGGGCCGGTCGTGCAGCGCCTGGCGAGTATTCCTGTCGCCGGCGATCACGTCTTTGGTGCGGTCGAGCGGATGTACCGTGAGCTGGAAGCGGTCCGAACGCTGCTGCGCGATGGCTCGCGATCGACCGCTCGCCTCGTCGTGACCCCGGAAAAGATGGTGGTCGCCGAGGCCCGTCGAACCTTCACCTATCTGTCGTTGTTCGGCTATCGAACCGACGCGGTGATCGCGAATCGCATCCTGCCCGACGAGGTGACCGACCCGTGGTTCGACGAGTGGAAACGTTCGCAGTCCCATCACCTCGAGGAGATCTCGGAGGGGTTTGCGCCGCTACCGGTGTTGCGTGCCCCGCTGGCCGATCGCGAGGTGGTCGGCGTCGAGGCGCTCACCGCGCTCGGAACGCACCTGTATCGCGAGGTGGCTGCGGCGGAGGTGCTGATCGACGGCGATGCCGTACGGATCGACCGCGAGGGGGAGACCTTCCGAGTGCATCTCGACCTCCCGTTCGCGACCAAGGACAACCTGCAGGTGAGCCGCAGCGCCGCGGAGGTGTTCGTCCGTGTGGGCCCCTATCGACGCTCGATTCTGCTGCCGGAGTCGCTTCGGCGTCGTGACATCGTGCGGGCGACGCTGTCCGAAGGCCGATTCACGATCGTGTTCGAATAG
- a CDS encoding GerMN domain-containing protein, producing the protein MSPQRPPLRSAVARRAASVAAPVLVALLAAGCAMPVDREPRALSATTTTASPSTTPTSESGNGIAFLYFLTNGRLDAISTETSSVRPVDVLALLFDGVPAGTHSDLTTQIPAGARVLDASLAAGTLTVNISEDFNNMVGSGRTQGIAQIVLTATGLSGVRRVTFQVEGVTTLVYSPLVGDTETVDECDFVSLLPDPASLPDREDATRSQRELIDRIEQASDGCDDG; encoded by the coding sequence GTGAGCCCGCAGCGTCCTCCCCTCCGATCGGCGGTTGCGAGGCGTGCCGCGTCGGTGGCCGCGCCGGTGCTCGTGGCGCTGCTCGCCGCCGGCTGTGCCATGCCCGTCGACCGCGAACCTCGCGCACTGTCGGCCACCACCACGACGGCCTCGCCGTCGACCACCCCCACCTCCGAGTCCGGCAACGGCATCGCGTTTCTGTACTTCCTGACCAACGGACGCCTCGACGCGATCTCGACAGAAACCTCGAGCGTGCGTCCGGTCGACGTCCTCGCGTTGTTGTTCGACGGAGTCCCCGCCGGCACCCACAGCGACCTCACCACCCAGATCCCCGCCGGCGCCAGAGTCCTCGACGCCTCGCTCGCGGCGGGGACACTCACCGTGAACATCAGCGAGGACTTCAACAACATGGTCGGCTCCGGACGCACCCAGGGCATCGCCCAGATCGTGCTCACCGCGACCGGGCTCAGCGGCGTGCGCCGGGTGACGTTTCAGGTGGAGGGCGTCACCACGCTGGTGTACTCCCCGCTCGTCGGCGACACCGAGACGGTCGATGAATGCGACTTCGTCTCCCTGTTGCCCGATCCGGCGTCGCTGCCCGACCGCGAGGACGCCACCCGATCCCAACGCGAGCTCATCGACCGGATCGAACAGGCGAGCGACGGCTGCGACGACGGGTAG
- the glpK gene encoding glycerol kinase GlpK, whose product MAVVLSIDAGTTGVRSVAVDERGAVTNWHYREFTQHFPRPGWVEHDAAEIWSAIEATMTDLVAELDEPIAAIGITDQRETIVAWDRRTGAPLSRAIVWQDRRGAARCEELAELGHLDLVRSTTGLVLDPYFSATKIEWLIRTGGVEVTADTAFGTIDSWILWNLTGGRADRGAVHATDTSNASRTMLFDIASGAWSPELCDLFGVPMVSLPDVMASAGRFGVTGTDLPVEAGIPISGIAGDQQAALFGQACVRPGMTKNTYGTGSFVLMNVGDTLPTPADGLLTTVAWTLPGRLLGNEGPELVTHYALEGAIFATGAAVQWLRDGLQIIDSAAQAGPIAESVPDTGGVVVVPAFTGLGAPYWDPYARGTIVGLTRGSTRAHLVRAVVESMAYQTRDVVEAMASASGRSISELRVDGGASQMNLLLQLVADQLGVEVRRPVVKETTALGAAYLAGLAEGVWATVDDLDGAWIEDARVGPGDGRTEADERYRMWTRAVERSRDWADADESD is encoded by the coding sequence ATGGCCGTCGTGTTGTCCATCGATGCAGGTACCACCGGGGTGCGATCCGTCGCCGTCGACGAGCGCGGCGCGGTGACCAACTGGCACTACCGAGAGTTCACCCAGCACTTTCCTCGTCCCGGGTGGGTTGAACACGATGCCGCCGAAATCTGGTCGGCGATCGAGGCGACGATGACCGACCTGGTCGCCGAACTCGACGAACCGATCGCCGCGATCGGCATCACCGACCAACGCGAAACGATCGTCGCCTGGGATCGGCGCACGGGGGCACCGCTGAGCCGGGCGATCGTGTGGCAGGACCGCCGGGGAGCCGCCCGTTGCGAGGAACTCGCCGAACTCGGCCACCTCGACCTGGTGCGATCGACCACCGGGCTGGTGCTCGATCCGTACTTCTCGGCGACCAAGATCGAGTGGTTGATTCGAACCGGCGGCGTCGAGGTGACCGCGGACACCGCCTTCGGAACGATCGATTCATGGATCCTCTGGAACCTCACCGGCGGCCGCGCCGACCGCGGGGCGGTGCATGCCACCGACACCTCCAACGCGAGCCGCACGATGCTGTTCGACATCGCCTCCGGAGCCTGGTCCCCGGAACTGTGCGACCTGTTCGGCGTGCCCATGGTGTCGCTGCCCGACGTCATGGCCTCCGCCGGACGCTTCGGCGTCACCGGAACCGACTTGCCAGTCGAAGCCGGCATCCCCATCTCCGGAATCGCCGGCGACCAACAGGCCGCGCTGTTCGGCCAGGCGTGCGTACGCCCCGGGATGACCAAGAACACCTACGGCACCGGCTCGTTCGTGCTCATGAACGTCGGCGACACACTCCCCACCCCCGCCGATGGCCTCCTCACGACCGTGGCGTGGACCCTGCCCGGACGACTGCTCGGAAACGAGGGCCCGGAATTGGTGACCCATTACGCGCTCGAGGGCGCGATCTTCGCCACCGGCGCAGCGGTTCAGTGGCTGCGCGACGGCTTGCAGATCATCGACTCGGCCGCACAGGCGGGTCCGATCGCCGAGTCGGTCCCCGACACCGGCGGAGTCGTCGTCGTCCCGGCGTTCACCGGTCTGGGTGCGCCCTACTGGGACCCGTATGCCCGCGGAACCATCGTCGGGCTCACCAGAGGGTCGACCCGTGCTCATCTGGTGCGCGCCGTCGTCGAGTCGATGGCCTATCAGACCCGCGACGTCGTCGAGGCGATGGCCTCGGCCAGTGGTCGCTCGATCAGCGAGCTCCGCGTCGACGGCGGGGCGTCGCAGATGAACCTGCTGTTGCAACTCGTCGCCGATCAACTCGGCGTCGAGGTTCGACGCCCGGTGGTGAAGGAGACGACCGCACTCGGCGCCGCATACCTCGCCGGCCTGGCCGAAGGGGTCTGGGCGACGGTCGATGACCTCGACGGGGCGTGGATCGAAGATGCCCGAGTCGGCCCCGGCGACGGACGCACCGAGGCCGACGAGCGTTACCGAATGTGGACGCGGGCGGTCGAGCGGTCGCGAGATTGGGCCGACGCCGACGAATCGGATTAG
- a CDS encoding cupredoxin domain-containing protein, which yields MTRPVISRRRLLRSAASTWAIAFAGVGLGALGTTSCSNDSDQNDSDQSDSDQGGSGGSTGSTVVPETDLPTIPDEDFEQHTDQAVVEISVVDNSFEPRWVVVSAGTEVRWTNNGRNDHNIIAEPEGAFAGVDHGQFSAGSTHAVTFEKPGEFPYFCSLHGTPRNGQNGVIRVVA from the coding sequence ATGACTCGTCCCGTGATTTCGCGCCGCCGGTTGCTCCGATCTGCGGCATCGACCTGGGCCATCGCGTTCGCCGGCGTCGGCCTGGGGGCGCTCGGCACGACTTCGTGTTCGAACGACTCCGACCAGAACGACTCCGACCAGAGCGACTCCGACCAGGGCGGATCGGGCGGATCGACCGGATCGACCGTGGTTCCCGAGACCGATCTGCCGACGATTCCCGACGAGGATTTCGAACAGCACACCGACCAGGCCGTGGTCGAGATCAGCGTGGTCGACAACTCCTTCGAGCCACGCTGGGTGGTGGTGTCGGCCGGCACCGAGGTCCGCTGGACGAACAACGGCCGCAACGACCACAACATCATCGCCGAGCCCGAAGGGGCGTTCGCCGGGGTCGATCACGGGCAGTTCAGCGCCGGCTCGACCCACGCCGTCACCTTCGAAAAGCCCGGCGAATTCCCGTATTTCTGCTCGTTGCACGGCACCCCGCGCAACGGCCAAAACGGCGTCATCCGCGTCGTCGCCTGA
- a CDS encoding aminotransferase class I/II-fold pyridoxal phosphate-dependent enzyme, translating to MEFRRITNFPPYVFTIIDSLKIEERRAGKDIIDLGFGNPDLASPDVAVDKLVEAAQNSRNHRYSSSRGLPKLREAIAGYYLRRFGVELDPDRHVINTIGAKEGFSHLMWTLLGPGDAALVPSPSYPIHIYGPLLAGADVRELPMINGAEQFFDAMVDTWKYSFPKPRVIVLSFPHNPTTTCVDLDFFQRVVDFARENDVVIVHDNAYADLGFDGYQPPSILQAEGALECCVEFYSMTKSFSMAGWRVAFMLGNAEVVSALQKLKSYLDYGTFQPIQIAATVAINEAPDFPAEQTAIYQSRRDALCDGLNRIGWEMEPPRGTMFAWAPIPEAYRDLGSIEFAKLLVREGQVAVSPGVGFGPDGDGHVRFALIENEQRTAQAIRNLRRGLTRLG from the coding sequence ATGGAGTTTCGGCGCATCACCAATTTCCCGCCGTATGTGTTCACCATCATCGACTCGCTCAAGATCGAAGAGCGGCGCGCCGGGAAAGACATCATCGATCTGGGGTTCGGGAATCCGGACCTCGCGTCGCCCGACGTCGCGGTCGACAAGCTGGTCGAGGCGGCGCAGAACAGCCGGAACCATCGGTATTCCTCGAGCCGCGGCCTGCCCAAGCTCCGAGAGGCGATCGCCGGGTACTACCTGCGTCGTTTCGGGGTCGAACTCGACCCCGATCGCCATGTGATCAACACCATCGGGGCGAAGGAAGGCTTCAGCCACCTGATGTGGACCCTGCTCGGCCCCGGCGACGCGGCGCTGGTGCCGTCGCCGAGTTACCCGATCCACATCTACGGTCCGCTGCTCGCCGGCGCCGACGTGCGCGAGTTGCCGATGATCAACGGTGCCGAGCAGTTCTTCGATGCGATGGTCGATACCTGGAAGTACAGCTTTCCGAAGCCCCGGGTCATCGTGTTGTCCTTCCCGCACAACCCGACGACGACCTGTGTCGACCTCGACTTCTTTCAACGCGTCGTCGACTTCGCCCGCGAAAACGACGTGGTCATCGTGCACGACAACGCGTATGCAGACCTCGGGTTCGACGGTTACCAGCCCCCGTCGATCCTGCAGGCCGAGGGGGCGCTCGAGTGCTGCGTCGAGTTCTATTCGATGACGAAGTCGTTCTCGATGGCCGGGTGGCGTGTCGCCTTCATGCTGGGCAACGCTGAGGTCGTCTCAGCGCTGCAGAAGCTCAAGAGCTACCTCGACTACGGCACGTTTCAGCCCATCCAGATCGCCGCTACGGTGGCGATCAACGAGGCCCCCGATTTCCCCGCCGAGCAAACGGCCATCTACCAGAGCCGTCGCGACGCGCTCTGCGACGGTCTCAACCGGATCGGGTGGGAGATGGAGCCGCCTCGCGGAACCATGTTCGCGTGGGCGCCGATTCCGGAGGCCTATCGAGATCTCGGTTCGATCGAGTTCGCGAAGCTCCTCGTGCGTGAGGGTCAGGTGGCGGTCTCGCCCGGCGTCGGATTCGGCCCGGATGGCGATGGCCACGTCCGCTTCGCCCTCATCGAGAACGAACAGCGAACCGCCCAGGCGATCCGCAACCTTCGTCGCGGACTCACCAGGCTCGGTTAG
- a CDS encoding right-handed parallel beta-helix repeat-containing protein, giving the protein MSVTSRNRFRTLSAAAVSVAALIAATACGGSDDAQDSDASTVTTAEAAGTVLRVPADYDTIQAAVDATKPGDLVLIAPGVYTPEGVGIVVETADIVIRGEDRNEVIIDGEFTRDNGIKVFSDGVAIENLTVRNHTANGLFFTGEYNEDTSRNKILAGWRASYITAYNNGLYGIYGFNANDGQIDHSYGSGHPDSAFYVGQCNPCNSVITDSVGEYNMLGYSGTNSTGVTIVNSVFRNNRSGIVPNSLNGEKLAPNAGTTIVGNLIENNNSAEAPSNESFAIAYGTGIVFGGVSNNVAERNLIRGHQVGGVVVTDMPDGFKPEGNVVRANRLSDNRFDLVYIPVNFASTLFGNCFEDNETTANFPENLQEKAGCGGEDFDFGDLSGILAEIPAAPADVDWKTVAAPGPMENMADAATAPAVPATNGPVRIDLDSISVPKG; this is encoded by the coding sequence ATGTCGGTCACGTCACGAAACCGGTTCAGAACACTGTCCGCCGCAGCCGTCTCGGTCGCGGCGCTGATCGCCGCCACGGCCTGCGGAGGCTCCGACGACGCGCAGGATTCCGATGCCTCGACGGTGACCACCGCCGAGGCGGCCGGCACCGTCCTGCGGGTTCCCGCCGACTACGACACGATCCAGGCCGCGGTCGACGCCACCAAGCCCGGCGACCTGGTGTTGATCGCCCCCGGGGTCTACACCCCCGAAGGAGTGGGCATCGTCGTGGAGACCGCCGACATCGTGATCCGCGGCGAGGATCGCAACGAGGTCATCATCGACGGCGAGTTCACCCGGGACAACGGCATCAAGGTGTTCTCCGACGGCGTCGCCATCGAGAACCTCACCGTGCGAAACCACACCGCGAACGGTCTGTTCTTCACCGGTGAGTACAACGAGGACACCTCGCGAAACAAGATCCTCGCCGGATGGCGGGCCAGCTACATCACCGCCTACAACAACGGCCTGTACGGCATCTACGGGTTCAACGCCAACGACGGCCAGATCGACCACAGCTACGGTTCGGGCCACCCCGATTCGGCGTTCTACGTGGGCCAGTGCAACCCCTGTAACTCAGTCATCACCGACAGCGTGGGCGAGTACAACATGTTGGGCTACTCGGGCACGAACTCCACCGGCGTGACCATCGTGAACTCGGTGTTTCGCAACAACCGTTCGGGCATCGTCCCGAATTCGCTGAACGGCGAGAAGCTGGCCCCGAACGCTGGCACCACGATCGTGGGGAACCTCATCGAGAACAACAACTCGGCGGAGGCCCCCAGCAACGAGTCGTTCGCCATCGCCTACGGAACGGGCATCGTGTTCGGTGGCGTGTCGAACAACGTGGCCGAACGCAACCTGATCCGCGGCCATCAGGTCGGCGGCGTGGTGGTGACCGACATGCCCGACGGATTCAAACCCGAAGGCAACGTCGTGCGCGCCAATCGTCTGTCGGACAATCGATTCGACCTCGTGTACATCCCGGTGAACTTCGCCTCGACGTTGTTCGGAAACTGCTTCGAGGACAACGAAACCACCGCCAACTTCCCCGAGAACCTCCAGGAAAAGGCGGGGTGTGGCGGCGAGGACTTCGACTTCGGAGACCTGTCGGGAATCCTCGCCGAGATCCCGGCCGCACCGGCGGATGTCGACTGGAAGACCGTCGCTGCGCCGGGTCCGATGGAGAACATGGCCGACGCCGCGACGGCCCCCGCCGTCCCGGCGACGAATGGGCCCGTACGGATCGACCTCGATTCGATCTCGGTGCCGAAGGGATGA
- a CDS encoding response regulator transcription factor has product MGTRILTVEDDERIRTSVKLALEDEGWEVAEATNGEDAIAQFSHHPADVVLIDIMLPGIDGFDVCRAIRRVSDVPIVMVTARADTHDVVAGLEAGADDYLTKPFVPKELSARIRALLRRARAADTGVTRMRFADIEIVPQEGLVTKDGEQVHLTKTEFRLLVELAANAGRVFSREALLEKVWGHDYFGDGRLVDVHIRRLRTKIEADPASPRYVVTVRGLGYKLQP; this is encoded by the coding sequence GTGGGTACGCGCATTTTGACCGTTGAGGATGACGAGCGGATTCGGACGTCGGTGAAACTGGCCCTCGAAGATGAAGGGTGGGAAGTCGCGGAGGCCACCAACGGCGAGGATGCCATCGCCCAGTTCTCCCATCACCCGGCCGATGTGGTGCTCATCGACATCATGTTGCCCGGTATCGACGGGTTCGATGTGTGTCGGGCGATCCGGCGTGTCAGCGACGTTCCTATCGTGATGGTCACCGCCCGAGCCGACACCCACGACGTCGTGGCCGGCCTCGAGGCGGGGGCCGACGATTACCTCACCAAACCGTTCGTCCCCAAAGAACTCTCGGCGCGTATCCGAGCACTGTTGCGCCGGGCCCGTGCGGCCGACACCGGCGTGACGCGCATGAGGTTCGCCGACATCGAGATCGTGCCTCAGGAGGGCCTCGTCACCAAGGACGGCGAACAGGTCCACCTCACCAAGACCGAGTTTCGGCTCCTGGTCGAACTCGCAGCCAACGCCGGTCGGGTGTTCAGCCGTGAGGCGCTGCTCGAAAAGGTGTGGGGTCACGACTACTTTGGCGACGGCCGCCTCGTCGATGTTCACATCCGGCGCCTCCGCACCAAGATCGAGGCCGACCCCGCATCGCCGCGTTACGTCGTGACCGTGCGCGGACTCGGCTACAAACTCCAGCCGTGA
- a CDS encoding HAMP domain-containing histidine kinase — MSESAPIPEESLRGPLRQLGLRTRLIFTFALGSLVIAALVAGASVAVSRSNLLDQREKTSQDRALVNAATLSDQLSSPDVDAQTLFGSVSVAGKPSAIVRDSADPAGYRSVSLDPRYGVSALPTSLRDRVIVDREGSMMRYRRDGELLLAVGVPTANGGGYFEISQLDDIARSISSLSYRLVLACGAAGVLGSVLGVWASRRVLRPLADVSEVAEAISLGKLDARLVDTDWTHDTDLAPLVASFNSMVAAMQTRIERDARFASDVSHELRSPLTTFNASLEVLSNARDEMPERAQMALDLLSSDMERFTQLVEDLLEISRFDAGAVRLELDEVLIVETVRIATRTFSRDPVPIEAQPGLEDLVIMCDKRRLIRVLANFLDNARKYAGGATRVTVERVDPVDDDPESISMVRIAVEDEGPGVTESEQERIFDRFNRGGQGGSRGTDLGVGLGLALAAEHARLHGGSVWVEDRHDDITGARFVVELPLVEPIDDPEEPSLDEAVIAS; from the coding sequence GTGAGCGAGTCGGCCCCGATCCCTGAGGAGTCGCTGCGCGGCCCGCTTCGCCAGCTCGGGCTTCGCACGCGCCTGATCTTCACCTTCGCACTCGGCTCGCTCGTGATCGCCGCGCTCGTCGCCGGGGCATCGGTCGCGGTGAGCCGATCGAACCTGCTCGACCAACGCGAGAAGACCAGCCAGGACCGCGCGCTGGTCAACGCCGCGACCCTGTCGGACCAGTTGTCCTCCCCCGACGTCGATGCGCAGACCCTGTTCGGATCGGTGTCGGTGGCCGGCAAGCCCTCCGCCATCGTGCGAGACTCCGCCGACCCCGCCGGATACCGGTCCGTGAGCCTCGACCCCCGATACGGCGTCTCGGCGCTGCCGACCTCGCTTCGCGACCGCGTGATCGTCGATCGCGAGGGTTCGATGATGCGCTATCGGCGAGACGGCGAGTTGCTGTTGGCCGTCGGGGTCCCCACCGCGAACGGCGGCGGCTACTTCGAGATCAGTCAGCTCGACGACATCGCCCGCTCGATCAGCAGCCTCAGCTACCGCCTCGTGCTCGCGTGCGGGGCTGCGGGCGTGTTGGGCTCGGTGCTGGGGGTGTGGGCCAGTCGACGGGTGCTGCGACCGCTCGCGGATGTCAGTGAGGTCGCCGAGGCGATCTCACTCGGAAAGCTCGATGCCCGCCTCGTCGACACCGACTGGACCCACGACACCGACCTCGCACCGCTCGTCGCCTCGTTCAACTCGATGGTCGCCGCCATGCAGACCCGCATCGAGCGCGACGCCCGCTTCGCGTCCGACGTCAGCCACGAGCTGCGGTCTCCCCTCACGACCTTCAACGCCTCGCTCGAGGTGCTGTCCAACGCCCGCGACGAGATGCCCGAACGCGCCCAGATGGCCCTCGATCTGTTGTCGAGCGACATGGAGCGCTTCACCCAACTCGTCGAGGACCTGCTCGAGATCAGCCGATTCGATGCCGGTGCCGTGCGCCTCGAACTCGACGAGGTGCTGATCGTCGAGACCGTGAGGATCGCGACTCGAACCTTCTCGCGCGACCCGGTTCCGATCGAGGCGCAACCCGGCCTTGAGGACTTGGTCATCATGTGCGACAAGCGGCGCCTGATCCGGGTACTCGCCAACTTCTTGGACAACGCCCGAAAGTACGCCGGTGGCGCAACCCGGGTGACCGTCGAGCGGGTCGATCCGGTCGACGACGACCCCGAGTCGATCTCCATGGTCCGAATCGCCGTCGAGGACGAGGGGCCGGGGGTGACCGAATCCGAACAGGAGCGGATCTTCGACCGGTTCAACCGCGGCGGCCAGGGCGGCAGTCGCGGCACCGACCTCGGCGTCGGCCTCGGTTTGGCCCTCGCCGCCGAACACGCACGACTTCACGGGGGATCGGTCTGGGTCGAGGATCGTCACGACGACATCACGGGGGCGAGATTCGTCGTCGAGTTGCCCCTCGTCGAGCCGATCGACGACCCCGAGGAACCCTCGCTCGATGAGGCGGTGATCGCATCGTGA
- a CDS encoding TetR/AcrR family transcriptional regulator: MSDDTDGGADGGATPTRRLTPRGSQRRSQLIEFATRKFASDGYHPTSVADIVDGIGVGKGVFYWYFESKEMLLEQILRDAQRGLRQRQREAASAAPDPIEKLEFGIRAAVRWTAEHEDLAKLVEFAQTDERFEPLVRRGRAALVGDTVPLVRKAMKQGVIPDGDAEMLSYAIFGVASSLSAALLPREGVDPDHIADAVVEFCLRGIGARPDG, from the coding sequence ATGAGCGACGACACCGACGGAGGCGCCGACGGAGGCGCCACGCCAACACGTCGGCTCACCCCGCGGGGTTCTCAGCGGCGCAGCCAACTGATCGAATTCGCCACTCGCAAGTTCGCATCCGACGGCTACCACCCGACGTCGGTAGCCGACATCGTCGACGGGATCGGCGTCGGCAAGGGCGTGTTCTACTGGTACTTCGAGTCCAAGGAGATGCTCCTCGAGCAGATCCTGCGCGACGCTCAGCGAGGACTGCGCCAGCGCCAACGAGAGGCCGCCAGCGCCGCACCGGACCCCATCGAGAAGCTCGAGTTCGGCATTCGGGCGGCCGTTCGATGGACCGCCGAGCACGAGGACCTGGCAAAGCTCGTCGAGTTCGCCCAAACCGACGAACGGTTTGAACCGCTCGTTCGCCGGGGGCGCGCTGCGCTCGTCGGCGACACCGTTCCCCTCGTCCGAAAGGCGATGAAGCAGGGGGTCATCCCCGACGGCGACGCCGAAATGCTCTCCTATGCGATCTTCGGCGTCGCCTCAAGCCTCAGCGCGGCGCTGCTGCCGCGCGAGGGCGTCGACCCCGACCACATCGCCGATGCGGTTGTCGAGTTCTGCCTTCGGGGAATCGGTGCCCGGCCGGACGGCTAA